In Eulemur rufifrons isolate Redbay chromosome 29, OSU_ERuf_1, whole genome shotgun sequence, one DNA window encodes the following:
- the TWIST1 gene encoding twist-related protein 1 isoform X1, translating into MMQDVSSSPVSPADDSLSNSEEEPDRQQPPSGKRGGRKRRSSRRSAGGGAGPGGAAGGGVGGGDEPGSPAQGKRGKKSAGCGGGAGGGGGSSSGGGSPQSYEELQTQRVMANVRERQRTQSLNEAFAALRKIIPTLPSDKLSKIQTLKLAARYIDFLYQVLQSDELDSKMASCSYVAHERLSYAFSVWRMEGAWSMSASH; encoded by the coding sequence ATGATGCAGGACGTGTCCAGCTCGCCAGTCTCGCCGGCCGAcgacagcctgagcaacagcgaagAAGAGCCAGACCGGCAGCAGCCGCCGAGCGGCAAGCGCGGGGGGCGCAAGCGGCGCAGCAGCCGGCGCAgcgcgggcggcggcgcggggcCCGGCGGGGCCGCGGGCGGGGGCGTCGGAGGCGGCGACGAGCCGGGCAGCCCGGCCCAGGGCAAGCGCGGCAAGAAGTCTGCGggctgcggcggcggcgcgggcggcggcggcggcagcagtaGCGGCGGCGGGAGCCCGCAGTCGTACGAAGAGCTGCAGACGCAGCGGGTCATGGCCAATGTGCGGGAGCGCCAGCGCACGCAGTCGCTGAACGAGGCGTTCGCCGCGCTGCGGAAGATCATCCCCACTCTGCCCTCGGACAAGCTGAGCAAGATTCAGACCCTCAAGCTGGCGGCCAGGTACATCGACTTCCTCTACCAGGTCCTCCAGAGCGACGAGCTGGACTCCAAGATGGCAAGCTGCAGCTATGTGGCTCACGAGCGGCTCAGCTATGCCTTCTCGGTCTGGAGGATGGAGGGGGCCTGGTCCATGTCTGCGTCCCACTAG
- the TWIST1 gene encoding twist-related protein 1 isoform X2, whose product MQDVSSSPVSPADDSLSNSEEEPDRQQPPSGKRGGRKRRSSRRGDEPGSPAQGKRGKNGGGSPQSYEELQTQRVMANVRERQRTQSLNEAFAALRKIIPTLPSDKLSKIQTLKLAARYIDFLYQVLQSDELDSKMASCSYVAHERLSYAFSVWRMEGAWSMSASH is encoded by the exons ATGCAGGACGTGTCCAGCTCGCCAGTCTCGCCGGCCGAcgacagcctgagcaacagcgaagAAGAGCCAGACCGGCAGCAGCCGCCGAGCGGCAAGCGCGGGGGGCGCAAGCGGCGCAGCAGCCGGC GCGGCGACGAGCCGGGCAGCCCGGCCCAGGGCAAGCGCGGCAAGAA CGGCGGCGGGAGCCCGCAGTCGTACGAAGAGCTGCAGACGCAGCGGGTCATGGCCAATGTGCGGGAGCGCCAGCGCACGCAGTCGCTGAACGAGGCGTTCGCCGCGCTGCGGAAGATCATCCCCACTCTGCCCTCGGACAAGCTGAGCAAGATTCAGACCCTCAAGCTGGCGGCCAGGTACATCGACTTCCTCTACCAGGTCCTCCAGAGCGACGAGCTGGACTCCAAGATGGCAAGCTGCAGCTATGTGGCTCACGAGCGGCTCAGCTATGCCTTCTCGGTCTGGAGGATGGAGGGGGCCTGGTCCATGTCTGCGTCCCACTAG